A window from Herbaspirillum sp. meg3 encodes these proteins:
- a CDS encoding DegQ family serine endoprotease, whose translation MNRRTVFVRNTLAIMLAAIVGGSYVYFRGADIPGAQAANMPVQAAAPLAAATSSLATPTDFSAIVERAGPAVVNISVTGKAKPSADQASADVDPNDPFSEFFKRFGPQFQQPRGPQIMRGLGSGFIINSDGLILTNAHVVDGAQEVTVKLTDRREFKAKVLGVDKQSDIAVIRIAAKDLPTVQIGNPALMKVGEPVLAIGSPYGFDNTATAGIVSAKSRSLPDDNYVPFIQTDVAVNPGNSGGPLFNLKGQVVGINSQIYSQTGGYQGLSFSIPIDVAMKVEQQLVQHGKVTRGRLGVSVQEVNQALAESFGLKKSEGALVSSVEKGSPAEKAGVQPGDVILRFNNQPIDHSVDLPTLVADTAPGTTQKMDVMRNGSIKSLNVVVGEMKVAKDAGGKNGAEQQGRLGLAVRPLDKDEQQQIGVHGGLVVEDVNGPAAIAGIQSGDVILSLNGNAVTSVEQLRSLVSKAGKSVALLVERGDDKIFVPVYLN comes from the coding sequence ATGAATCGTCGTACCGTCTTTGTTCGCAATACGCTTGCCATCATGCTGGCCGCTATCGTCGGCGGCAGTTACGTGTACTTCCGCGGCGCCGATATTCCTGGCGCACAAGCTGCCAATATGCCGGTGCAAGCCGCTGCGCCGTTGGCTGCGGCAACGTCCTCACTGGCGACGCCGACTGACTTCTCTGCCATTGTTGAGCGTGCCGGCCCGGCCGTGGTGAACATCAGCGTCACCGGCAAGGCGAAGCCCAGTGCGGATCAGGCGTCTGCTGACGTTGATCCCAATGATCCATTCTCTGAATTCTTCAAGCGTTTCGGACCGCAATTCCAGCAGCCACGCGGCCCGCAAATCATGCGCGGCTTGGGTTCCGGCTTCATCATCAATTCGGATGGCCTGATCTTGACCAATGCTCACGTGGTCGATGGTGCGCAGGAAGTAACGGTCAAGTTGACTGACCGTCGCGAGTTCAAGGCCAAGGTATTGGGCGTGGACAAGCAGAGCGACATCGCCGTGATCCGCATTGCGGCCAAGGATTTACCGACAGTGCAGATCGGCAATCCCGCATTGATGAAAGTCGGCGAGCCGGTGCTGGCGATCGGTTCGCCTTATGGCTTCGACAATACTGCAACGGCGGGTATCGTCAGCGCTAAATCGCGCAGCCTGCCGGACGACAACTACGTGCCGTTCATCCAGACTGACGTCGCGGTCAATCCTGGCAACTCGGGTGGGCCGCTGTTCAATCTGAAGGGGCAGGTGGTTGGTATCAACTCGCAAATCTATAGTCAGACCGGCGGCTATCAAGGCTTGTCGTTCTCGATCCCTATCGATGTGGCGATGAAGGTGGAGCAACAACTGGTTCAGCACGGCAAGGTGACGCGCGGCCGTCTCGGCGTGTCGGTGCAGGAAGTGAATCAGGCGCTGGCAGAGTCTTTCGGGCTGAAGAAATCCGAAGGCGCATTGGTGAGTTCGGTTGAGAAGGGCAGTCCCGCCGAGAAAGCGGGCGTACAACCGGGTGACGTGATTCTGCGCTTCAATAATCAACCTATCGATCATTCGGTCGACTTGCCGACGCTCGTCGCTGATACGGCGCCAGGCACGACCCAAAAGATGGATGTCATGCGTAACGGTTCGATTAAATCGCTGAATGTCGTCGTGGGCGAGATGAAGGTGGCGAAGGATGCCGGTGGAAAAAATGGCGCCGAGCAGCAAGGCCGTCTGGGTCTGGCAGTGCGTCCGCTGGACAAGGACGAGCAACAGCAGATCGGCGTGCATGGCGGGCTGGTAGTGGAAGACGTCAACGGTCCGGCGGCGATTGCCGGTATCCAGAGCGGCGACGTGATTCTGTCGCTTAACGGCAATGCGGTGACCAGCGTCGAGCAGTTGCGCAGTCTGGTGAGCAAGGCCGGCAAGAGCGTCGCCTTGCTGGTGGAACGCGGCGACGACAAGATCTTTGTGCCGGTGTATCTGAACTAA